A part of Mustela erminea isolate mMusErm1 chromosome 9, mMusErm1.Pri, whole genome shotgun sequence genomic DNA contains:
- the LOC116599612 gene encoding 60S ribosomal protein L17, whose translation MVRYSLDPENPTKSCKSRGSNLRVHFKNTRETAQAIKGMHIRKATKYLKDVTLQKQCVPFRRYNGGVGRCAQAKQWGWTQGRWPKKSAEFLLHMLKNAESNAELKGLDVDSLVIEHIQVNKAPKMRRRTYRAHGRINPYMSSPCHIEMILTEKEQIVPKPEEEVAQKKKISQKKLKKQKLMARE comes from the coding sequence ATGGTTCGCTATTCGCTTGACCCGGAAAACCCTACGAAATCATGCAAGTCAAGAGGTTCAAATCTCCGTGTTCACTTTAAGAACACACGTGAAACTGCCCAGGCCATCAAGGGTATGCATATCCGAAAAGCCACCAAGTATCTGAAAGACGTAACTTTGCAGAAGCAGTGTGTGCCATTCCGTCGCTACAATGGTGGAGTTGGTAGGTGTGCCCAGGCCAAACAGTGGGGCTGGACACAAGGTCGGTGGCCCAAGAAGAGTGCTGAATTTTTACTGCACATGCTTAAAAACGCAGAGAGTAATGCTGAACTTAAGGGTTTAGATGTCGATTCTCTGGTCATTGAGCACATTCAGGTGAACAAAGCCCCCAAGATGCGGCGTAGGACTTACAGGGCTCATGGTCGCATTAACCCATACATGAGCTCTCCCTGCCACATTGAGATGATCCTTACTGAAAAAGAGCAGATTGTTCCTAAACCAGAAGAGGAGgttgcacagaagaaaaagatatcccagaagaaactgaagaaacaaaaacttatggCCCGGGAGTAA